A region from the Candidatus Poribacteria bacterium genome encodes:
- the folB gene encoding dihydroneopterin aldolase, with the protein MDKIILKGIRFHGHHGVPEAERHVGGHYEIDATLGGPLANPGRTDALADTVDYAEVVRRIVEVGTQQSFQLIEALAEKIATVILEQFAVNEVHLIVKKLHPPIEQPIDYFAVEIFRNA; encoded by the coding sequence TTCATGGTCACCACGGCGTTCCCGAAGCGGAACGCCACGTCGGTGGCCATTATGAGATTGATGCAACCTTGGGGGGTCCACTTGCAAATCCCGGTAGGACAGACGCACTCGCTGACACCGTCGATTACGCTGAAGTCGTCAGGCGCATCGTTGAGGTCGGCACGCAGCAGTCGTTCCAACTCATTGAAGCACTCGCTGAGAAGATCGCCACGGTCATTTTAGAACAATTCGCAGTGAATGAGGTCCATCTCATTGTCAAGAAGCTGCATCCTCCTATAGAGCAACCCATTGATTACTTTGCCGTTGAGATTTTTCGCAATGCCTAA
- a CDS encoding phosphodiester glycosidase family protein, with protein sequence MPKFHAIICLLLLWMTDPAAQAGGEKKTLFPGMATGLHLYRYDWDVETCVLYVAEMSRHEPTLRFEVALANAQVLGKETVRSMANRRNQRGDRRVLVAVNGGFGVLGDMRGYGGVLESLHVQDGELITQPKDTEACFGVTESGEFLSTPVEMKASVQIGAHTLPLGCVNQRRLDGCQVTLYTPRLGESTHTNRRRGTEIIIGGLSLPLTPNYTHIYRVDGVSRDGNSTIPRDGGILWISTRLKGSGVSEFNTGASGTLTLTLSPPEWNRVQHAIGGRLRLLKNRKINETLVKMHHAERRHTPGKRTSVLNLSHEPRTALGYNADTLFLIVADGRQPKYSTGLTLYELAGILIDLGATEAINLDGGSSSTFVVNDAVINKPSGQREREVLNAVFITADVP encoded by the coding sequence ATGCCTAAATTCCATGCGATCATCTGTTTGCTCCTCTTATGGATGACAGACCCTGCCGCACAGGCTGGCGGTGAGAAAAAAACGCTGTTTCCAGGTATGGCAACGGGACTCCATCTTTATCGTTACGACTGGGATGTTGAGACATGTGTCCTGTATGTCGCTGAAATGTCCCGACATGAGCCGACACTACGTTTTGAGGTAGCACTCGCGAATGCCCAAGTCCTCGGAAAAGAAACCGTTCGGTCTATGGCAAACCGTCGGAATCAACGGGGTGACCGGCGCGTCCTTGTCGCAGTCAACGGTGGGTTCGGCGTCCTTGGGGATATGCGTGGTTACGGCGGCGTATTAGAGAGTCTGCATGTCCAGGACGGTGAACTCATCACCCAACCTAAAGATACCGAGGCGTGTTTTGGCGTAACCGAGTCCGGTGAATTTCTCAGCACTCCCGTGGAAATGAAAGCAAGCGTCCAAATAGGTGCCCACACGCTACCCCTCGGATGTGTTAATCAACGACGACTTGATGGGTGTCAGGTGACGCTCTACACACCACGGCTCGGTGAATCAACCCATACCAACCGACGCAGAGGCACAGAGATTATAATCGGCGGGCTTTCGCTCCCTTTAACCCCCAATTATACACACATCTACCGTGTGGACGGAGTCTCACGCGATGGAAATAGCACAATTCCCAGAGATGGCGGAATTCTTTGGATTAGCACACGGTTGAAGGGGTCAGGCGTTTCCGAGTTTAATACTGGCGCGAGCGGCACACTTACCCTTACGCTTTCACCACCTGAATGGAATCGAGTGCAACACGCGATTGGTGGACGGCTCCGACTCCTTAAGAATCGTAAAATAAATGAAACCCTTGTGAAGATGCATCACGCTGAAAGGCGGCATACGCCCGGCAAACGCACATCGGTGTTGAATTTGAGCCATGAACCGCGCACTGCGCTTGGCTACAATGCAGACACACTCTTTTTAATAGTTGCCGACGGACGGCAACCGAAGTACAGCACCGGATTAACCCTCTACGAACTCGCCGGCATTCTCATTGACCTCGGGGCAACCGAAGCAATTAATCTGGATGGCGGTTCCTCCAGCACCTTTGTCGTTAACGACGCGGTCATCAACAAGCCGTCAGGACAGCGAGAACGCGAGGTACTAAATGCCGTTTTTATCACAGCGGATGTCCCATAG